AATCAACAGACACTCAGAGATCATGTGGGCACTGAGACACCATGGTGACACAGCAGACCTGGGGGCCGTAGCCCGCAAACCGACAAGCAAAGGTGGGCCCGCAAGTTGTGACGGGGGCTCAGGAGGAGGTCGGGTGCTGCAGGGCTCACCGGCCTCTCAGAGGGCGAGGTTGTGGCTATGATCCTGACCACGGGCAGGCAGCCGGacggcaggtgcaaaggcccggAGGTAGGGAAGGGCTGGAGGGACTTCAAGAGGACCCCTGGCAGGAAGCCTGAGGGTGGGCACCTGATGCGCCAGCAGAGCAGGGCTCGGGGGCAGCGGGGCAGGGAGGCTGGCTCTGACCCTGGagcccctgctgctgctgctgatttaGGGAGGAGCACTCGGGGGGCGCGGGGGTGGGGCCGTCCGTGGAAGGCTCAGGCTGCGACCTGTTATTTCTGAAATCCCTGAATAACAGGGATTTATTAATCCCTGAATAACAGGGGGTGGGGTCGGAGGGCAGGGAGACAGCTGGAGCTCAGAGGGCTTGGCAGCAGGGGTGGCTCTGCAGTCTTCTGGGTTAGAAGCCCAGACCGCCAGCCAGCAGGGGTCCTGGAGCACCAGGCCCTCCGTGTGCCCCGGGCTTCGCAGTCAAGCTGCTTCCTCTGCTCTGGGCCCATCCCCGGGGCTCCTGGGCCTCTGTGAGTCACCTTCCCTCCAGCCAGGGGGGCTGTCCCTGCTCCCTTCTTACATAACGTCCCCAAGTTATGACGGCACAAACCCTCTGATCCCCTGAGCCCCTGGGATTGTAGTCATGAGCTCCTGACAGGCCCAGATTGGGACCCACCTCCCTGCCTGGGGGCTGTCCCCACACCCAGAGTGGGCTGCAACAATATGCAAACCCCTGGACCGGGACTGGTGCCAGAGCCGGGTCCCTGAGGCCACCAAGCTGAGCAGAGAGCGTTGGAGCTGGGCTGTTCCAGACCCCAAGCTCAGCAGCCACCTGAGGCCTGGAGGAGCAGACACCGGCCCCGTGAGGACAGAGTGCCACTAGCTCCCAGGCCACGTGGCTGCTGCAGATGCCACCCTGCTGGCTCCCATTGCCCTGTGCCCGGGAACCGTGTCTGCAAAATGCAGGGTCTGCAGAGAGGCTGTCCACGTCTGAAATCGGGGTCTCACTGCAGACTGAAGACTTCCCCAACACATAGTCCCAATTCCACAGTTTCATCAGCTGTTtccaaaaaacctttttttttaaattctaggtTGTCCTGGCCATGTTTTAGTGGGGCTTAAAGAGTGGCAGCACCCAAAAAGGGGTCATTTCCTGTTCCCAAGCGGCAGGGGACAAAGTGACAGGGGTGGAGGTTTGCCAAGGAAAGGAATTTACACTGCCCTGTGTAAGAGGTACTAGTGCCAAAGACGGACAGACACGGAGCGCATGATTTATGTTAGATATTTATTCCCCTCTTAAGGGTTAGGATCAGTGATGTCCTCCCAaagcccccttctcctccccagtTAACATAATCTTAAATAAAAACGGAGTGTCTGCATGTCAGGTGTTGCAAGTTCCAGAGCTGCCTGCCAACCACCTGCAGACCTAAGGCTCTCCGAGCCCCACCAGGTTTCACTCCGTGGTCTTTGAGAATTACTGTTTTCTCCTGTCAGGGGTAGGTGTGTGTGTAaatgagaaagggaagaggagagaggagatagAGAAACATCATTGTAATTATTTCCTAGAGGACGTGTAAGTGGAATGAGTAGATGGGTAgatggtggatggatgaatggatggatggacagatggatagattGATAGACGGATGGAAGATGGATGAATGCATGGATAATAGGATGGGTGGATAcatggatggataggtagatgAGTGGCTAGACGGAtggggaggatggatggatggataatggatggatggatggataatggatggatggataatggaTGGGTGGACGGATAGGTGGACGGATGCATGTATGCatgatggatagatgggtggatgggtgggtaggtgTCGGGAGCAAGTGAGGGCAGAGAAGTGAGGGTGGAAAGTGAGAAGGGCCCCGAGGTCACTACCCCAGAACCTATACCCATGCCTTCACGGAAGGACGCAGCCCACACCTGAGGGCTTCGCCCTCATCACCCAGATCCCCAAGTCCCAGTGTCCTCTCAGGGACACAGCCAGAGGAGCTGACAGTCAGGGCCCACGTGGGGCTCCGTGGAGAGGTGCCCTGTGCTGGTCCTCGGAGCTGCTGTGAGCAGGGGTCCTGTGAGGCCTCTCTCAGGGGGGGTTGGTCTCTCTTGGCCCTAGGGCTCCTGCCCAGCCACTCCTGGCGACAGGCTGTGCTTCGAGGCAGGGAAGCGCTGCCCACGTGGCTACTCCCTGGATTTTCGGCCTGGCAGAGCAGGAAAGAAGGGCCCCGCGTGTATGAGAGGCCAGCGCAGAGGGGCAGAGCCGGCCTtggaccccagcccccagcccagcccaaggATATTAACTGCATCCAGAAGCCTCACCCAGCGATGGGGAGAAGGTGTCTCTGGAGAAGGGCAGCTGGtggccagggtcccatgatctaGGATGGATGGGGCCACGTCAGGCCCTGGGCAGTTGGTGAGAGAGACCCACATCTAGGCCTGCGGCCCTGGGTGTAAAGGCAACTCTCCTGCACCAGGAGGGAGGAGTGGAGAGGCCTGGGTGAGGGTTAGAGCCCCAGGCTGGGGGGCCAGGCCCCGCTCTGGCTCCCACTCACTgactgggtgaccctgggcaaggccCTACCCTCTGTATGTCAGCTGAGGCCctgtatgcatgcatgtgtgtgactTACAGGAACAGAGCAGGCCCAAGGGAGACCCTGCATCGCTCCGCTGCCTGACTCAGGGGAAGTCACCTCACTCCAGCTGGGGAAGacgagagagacagaaagggagcATGACCCCCAAGGCCACGCACGGCCCCTGAGCCAGACCCTGGCTCCCTCGCCCGGATGcccttccccactccaccccGGGGAGAGCGCCCCTGGGTCCCTCGGCCTCCCTGATCAGCATGCTCACGTCGGGTACACACACAGCATCACATGTCCACCCCCTCGACATCTCCCCAGCTAGACGGGGGGCCCTGAAGCCTGGGCCCTGTCTCTCCTCGCTCAGTCTCTGTTACACCCTCTGTGCCTGGCACGAGCTGAGTCCTTCTAAAACTCtgttgaaggaatgaaggagGGGGTGAATGGGGCGCCTTGAGGTGGAGGGAAGTTTGGGGGTGTAGCCAGGGCCGGGGCTGCAGCCAGGGCCGGGGCTGCCCTTATGGTGACCTGAGCTGAAGAAGCCTGTCCTGGCCTGAGGTTTGGAGGCGCCCGCCCTCAGCCCGGGGCAGGCCTGGGGCGGCTGCTGTGCCGCGCTGAGCGGGGCgcttccctctctgggccacaCTCCTGCTCTGCGTAAGCCCAGTGGCCCTGGCCCCTCGCCCATGCCCAGGCTGAGACCAGCGGGAGAGGGCAGGAAGGCAAGGTGCAGGGAGAGGGCCCGGGCAGGAGAACCTCAGCTGCAGGCAGAGGCCTGGGCTTGTCTTGGCGTCTGGCTTCCTGGCCAGCTGAGTTCAGGGAGCAGGCAGGGCTAGCGGGTGGGTGTAGTGGGTAGTATGCCCTCCAAGGCCTCTCCTGGGCGTCACGCCTGCTGGTACAGTCAGGTCTAGGGACCCAGGCTGATAGGAGGGCTCGGGTTCTGGAAAGCAGCTGCTCTCTCCAGCatgtgatgggggagggaaggaggggtcaGTGGTGACAGAAACAAGTGCCAGTTTCTGCCCCACTCCCGGATGACCTGGTGCCAGCCCGGTCCTCTCTGGCCCTTATTTCCTCACCAGTGAAAGGGGTTGGTAGGGGACGAGTTTCAGGGCTCCTCTGTCCCCTGAACCCGGCCTCTAAGACCGTGGTGGCCAGAGCACTGCCTGCAGGAAGCCCTCCCCGACTGCACCGTCCTGATAACTCCCAGTTCTCTGAGAGCTCCTGTCATTGGAATCACCCACTTTGTCCCACAAGTAAAGTGTATCTGGGGTTGATGTTTCTGCTACGACGCCCCAGGGGAGGCAGCTCGTATCCTTGTGGGCAGCCCTGCCGGGGCAAAGGCCTCCTTCCCACAGAACAGGACCAGCTGCCGCCTCTGCTCCAGTGTCTAGCCCTGCCACCAGGGCACACAGTCACATAAAAGCCTGAGGTGCCTCATGGAGGTGGATCGGGGGTAcagggccccctccagccccacaTGCGGGGAGCCCGCTGCCCAGCGCCCTCACGCCCAGACCTCCACTCCCAGTCGGCCCGACATCCCTGGATCCCGCAGCGCCACCGGCCCGACAGGAAACCTAATCCCCCAAACCTGTTTTTCCAGCAGCTTCCATGACCGTTGTCCCAAGTAGTCGCCACTCCCCACCTGCCATCCGCCACCCCTTGCCAGTTGCCACCCTGTCGCTGAGCCCTGTGCCCTGCTTCCCAGGGCCCCCTGGGCATCCTCCCTCCCGCTCCGGGGGAGACCTCGGAGCTCAGGGTGACTTTCTCTCTCTGGATCAGGGCCCAGGGACCCCCACGTCACCTGCCTTGTCAACCCGCACCCCAGCTGCCTTAAACAAGCCCCAGGGACCAGCCAGCGGGACAGGCAGCCTTCGCGGGCTCAGGAGGCTGATGCGAGGCTGCCTGGGGGGctcctgcctgccccctccctgtgccccccAGGATCCTGGAAGGCACCGCAACACCGGCCCTCCACCATCGTGCAGGTCCTGCAGGTCCAGTGACTGCTTCAGGGTGGGCACACCTCTTTGGACCCCCAGCATCATGATATGCACCCCTGACTCggcagggaggaggtgaggcccAGCTCACGAGCCAGCTTGCCCGGGGGCCTGCCAGGAGGAAAGGCCAGGGGTCTGGAGCCCAGACCTGACCGGCCTGAGCCTCTGCTCCAAAGAGCCTTAGGCTGGCCCAGACCCCCACAGCAGGCGCTGCCCCACCAGACCCTCAGGGGCGTGTCCACCGGCAGGTTCGGCTGCTGGAGGCGGCCCAGGGCTGACCTCCGTCGGTGCCCCGGCCCCACTCGGCGTCATCACAGCCTGCCTCTGTGGGTCCCACCCGCACCTCCCAGCAGGGTTTGCCGGGCACATCGGAGAAGTAGTGGGGTCCCAGGGCCAGCAAGCAGACAGGGAAACCTGCGGGGAGAGGGGCAAGGGAAGGGGGAGCCTATGCGCAGAGGCCCGAGTCCCTCCTGTGAGCACTGCCAGAGGGGGAAGGTGGGGCGGGATCTGCCCGGCACCCCCCAGCCGAACCCCGCACCAGGCGGGACCCTAGGCCTGGCCTGGAAGAGCACACTGCCTTTCAGGACCAAAGCAGACACAGAGAGCAATTGTCACAGAGCAGGATGCCGGCAGCTGCTGGAGGAGGGCCGGGCTGGAGCATGGCGGGGGGAGCACCTGGTGAGGAGGGGTCCTGGGGCCTGGAAAGATGGGAGGCAGGGGTGGTGGAGACGATGGGGGGTTGCGTCTTTGCCTccacaccaccccctccccagcagtccagcccctgcccctcctccaaaGCCCCAGGTCCCGCTGGACTTCACAGCCCTCACCCAGTCGGCGCTCACCTCTCCGCAGGCACATCTGGCATCCACGTCCCTGCCCCGCCCGAGggcttctctttccccttctcccccaggtCCAGACATCTTAGTGAACACTTCACTTCCCCAGGGTCTTTTCCCCAGGATCCCTGGGGGTCAACCTAGCAACCCAGATCCCCCGGGAGCCCAAGAATGCAGGGCCTGAGCCTCCCTCCTGCACCACGCCCCTTGGCCCCAGCACAGCGCTGGGCACCCCCACGGCACCCACACAGGCTTGGGACTCTGTGACCCTATCTGAGGGTGGAAGTCAGAGACAAAGTGACCAGagctgggcagagggcagagagaggaggtgagctGCAGAGCCAGCTGAGGCCTTTGTCCacggcccagagaggggcaggtggcggggtggggtggggtggggtggggtgggggtggagcgGGGGCAGGGATCCCTCCAGCTGGCAGGGCAGAGGTGTGCCTCGCTGGAGGGCGTgggccaggcagggaggggccgCTTCCcgctcctccctcccaccagcaccTGTCCCAGCTATAAGGCCTCTGGAGAGGAGGGGCTCCCACTGTTCCTGGGAACGCCCGAGATGAAGACAGCCCTGCTGTTCCTTGTTGCCCTGGCTGTGGCTTCTGGGCCAGGTgaggggctggctgggggctgggggcagtggggagccggACCCTGGAAGCCTGGAGTTGCTCACCTCTAGGCACAGAGAACCTCGGCGTTGTGAACCCTAGAACAAAGTGAACCCCGCATCTTAACTTTGTGGGATCACAGACTTAATATTTCAGAATCAGAGAATCAACCCCGAGAAGCAGACATTCTGAGAAGGAGCGATGCTGGGAGTTGTCTTGAGATGCCTCTCCTGGGGAAAGACAGATACCCAGGGTTCAGCCCCTGATCCCCCtctccagggcccagggccctcctgggtcacccttcaccctccctcccGCAGGCTCAGCATGGCCAACCTGACAGCCTCCGGGACCCCAACGCAGCCTCAGGTCCTCACCGTGGGCTGCCCACCAGGAGACAGCCCCCAGGGTGGGGACTGCAGCCAGGTCCTGTGAGCCACTGTTAGCAAATTCCAGAGCCTCTGATGCCCCTGGGGAAGGGTCTTCAGTGCACCACATACTGGCCACCTCCTCACTGGTCCTGTAGGGATGCCCGGCACTGGACAGCTCCTCCGGGTGGGGTGCCAGGGCCCCAGCAGACAGGGACTGTCACCTCCTGCCTCCTGAGGCTGTGTGCAAGATCTGAACCCTGGCGGGGCCCAGGGGCCTCAGAGGGGACTGGCCTagggcaggggtggcagagggCTCTGTCCAGGAGGAGTCTTTTCCGGCAGTAAACCCAGGCCTCCCTGTCTCCCTGGGAGGTCTCCCTGGGGCCTGCTGAAACCCCTACACCCTcgcccccagcccaggctctcCGCTGTCACATATGCACAAGCTCCACCAACTGTAAGGAACCTCAGACCTGCTCAGTCAACTCAAAATTCTGCAGGACCGTGACCAAGGGTGAGCgatctgggggaggggaaaggggccCCTGCAGGACACTCCAGGGCTCTGTCCCGGTGTCCCAGGGCTTGGACGATCATCCCTGGGGAGGATGGTGGGAGTGATCTCGGTGACCGTCCGGTCACGGTGGCGATGGAAGCTGGGAACTGGTACTTGGGAGGCCCTGGGGGTCGGAGGTGCTGCCTGGCCTGACCTCGCCCACCCGTCCCCAGTGGAGCCCCTATCTGGGAACCTGGTGGTGAAGGACTGCGCGGAGTCGTGCACGCCCACGCACAACCTGCAGGGCCAAGTCAGCAGGGGGTCCTCGTCCACCCTGTGCTGCCTGAGCGACCTGTGCAACGAGAATCTGGAGAGCGCTGCGCCCGCCCGTGCCCTGCTCACCAGCGCCCCCCTCGGCCTGGCGCTGGCCCTGGGCCTCCTCACCCtcacctgggcccccagcctgtGACCCTCGGGACCGgggccccaccccctcctctccctggcctgGATGGGGGCTCCCCTGGAAGGTCTAGGGCAGGGCGGCGGTGCGGCACGAAGAGCTGCTGGCTTGGAGCCGCGCCTCCCCCAGCACAAGAGGACGCCCCTCCCTGAGcagcggggggaggaggggggacagGAGGCATTCGGCTCCCTTCAGGCTTCATATTCATTCTGTTTGGTTTCCGTTTATTTTTCTAACCAAAGCCCTGCACAGGAATAAATGGTTGCAAACCAGTGTGGTCGTGTCTGTGCTGGTTCCGGGAgtagagggggtggggaggagccatCCACACACACAGGCCCCCAAGTCCCCGGGTTTGTCACCCAGGGCCAGTCTTGGCAGCGTGCATGATGCCCGGAGGGCCACCGTCACCCTTCACCCCTGGAGGGGACACGACCCTCCCCAGGCACCTCCTCTGCAGCCCCAGACAAGGAGGGCCCTCCTGGGGGAGGCCTGAGCGGGCGCGCCGGCAGAAGCGTGTCAGTGGAGCAGTGATGGCGAGGCCATAGCTCCTCACCAGGCAGCCACCAGCCTGCCTGAGACCACGCGGTGGAGCCCCTCCCTGCAGGGCCGCCCCGCCCACCCTgccagcccttcccccacccctcacgGCCAAGCCCCGCCTGCCCAGGCTCGCCCGGGTCCCACCTTGTCCTACCAGTTGACCTTGAGCAACACCCTCTGCTCGCGGCAGTTCTCTCCCGCTCCGCGCTCCCTTGGGCTGCGATCCGACCGTAGCTCCTGCTGCGGCGGGAATATTCCGAGGACCAGCGCGGCCCCCGCGGTGGCCACCGGAGAGCCGGGCCGTGGGAGGAGCTGCCAAGGGGGGATGGacgcctctcccctccctcagagCCCACTCTGTGCCCTCGGCACCCGGCGCCCggggcagggagtgggaaggCCGGGTCGGCCACTGAGGTCGGACAGAGGGGCGGGGACGCACAGGGCGCGGACCATCCCGAGTCCTCGGGATATCCCACAGCAGGCCGGCTGTGCGGCTGGGATTGGAATcaagaggtggggggcagggacatCCGCCTCCGGAGAGTGGCCAGCTGGAGCCAGGGAGGAAAGTGCCTCCTGGTGCCAAACTCCAGAGAagacccctcacccccacctggAAGCCACGGGTGCAGTCAGCAAACTTCCGggggcagaaggaggaggaggccgcCACAcggggtcagggaaggctccgCAGAGCGGCCATCCCTAAAGGGACAACCGAGGCCACCTGGGCCCCGGGTTagaaatccccaccaggtggaagaagttaactgcatgatgaccaggctgtagccatgacattagctgccacaattctgagaactggcctcaaagaaatgggaataaaCCAACCCTGGAaatgaagattaactgtacttaaaacaatcaagatgactgCTGATCAAACCAcggatgaccaatttcaagatgactgtcagagctgcctgtgctgtttctgcatggagccccctctgtctataaaagctctagcccactgattttttttggggtggggaggagtcggcctttggacaggagttcCCCTCGCCCTGGTTGCTGGCCTCGGAAATAAACCAAACTTTCCTTTtcaccaacctggcctctttattggcttttgagcgtcAAGCAGGCAGACCCCACTTTTGGTAACAATGTCATTCATAATGTTCCCTTATTATCTTTGTAATGCTGCTATGGCCTTTCATAAGGCTCCCTTTGTCATTCCTGATATTAGTGATCTGTcttgtctcttttccttctgagcaGTCTGGCTAGGGGGTTAAAAATTGTATTGATATTCTCAAAGATCAGCTTTTGGGTTGATTgattttctcttattgattttcttcttctatttccttgatttttttgctcttatttttatcatttccttcattttgcttACTTGGGGTTTGATTTACTCTTGTTCTAGTTTCTGAAGGTGGGATCATAGGCCATTGTGTcgagaactttattttttctcatacaAGCGTTAGTGCCAAAACTTTCCTtctaaacactgctttagctgcatccacTAACTTtgatatattgtgttttcattttcattcagttggaAATACTTTCTAatctcctttaaaatttttcctttagcCCACcggttatttagaaatgtgttgccCAGTTTCTAAACATTTGGTgatcttatttttctgttcttgatttcttaatttaattccactgtagcccaataaaataatttgtaggATTTCAATCCCTgtaaatttgttgagatttattttatggcCCACAATAGGTCTATCTTGATCAATATTCTGTGTGTCCTTGAAAAGAACGGGCTCTCCTTCTGTACTTATCAAGTAGGTCACATGGGCTggtagtgttgttcaagtctccTTTATCgttattcattttctgttgactTCTATGAGCTCTTAAGAAAggagtgttgggcttccctggtggcacagtggttaagaatccacctgccaatgcaggggacatgggtttgagccctggtccgggaagatcccacatgccacggagcaactaagcccatgcgccgcaactactgagcctgcgtgcctagagcccgtgctccacaacaagagaagccactgcaatgagaagcccgcgcactgcaatgaagagtagcccccggctcaccacaactagagaaagcccacgtgcagcaacgaagacccaatgcagccaaaaaaaaaaaaattctctaagaaAGGAGTGTTGAAATCTCTGGTTGGaattatgaattttctttttctcctttttgttctaTCAGGTTTTATGGCTTTGTGTGTTTTGAAACTCAgttgttaggtgcataaacatttaggaCTGCTATGTCCCCTTAATGAAccgacccttttatcattatgtaacgTCCTTCTTTATTCCTGGCTATATCTTTTGCTCTAAAATccactttgtctgatatgagtgtggtcactcctgctttcttttaattactgtgagcctggtgtctcttcctccgTGCTTTGCCTTTTAACCTACATGTGATCTTACATGTACAGTGGACTTCTTGAGGGCAGCAGAGACAtgactctttctctttttatttaatctgACAAACTCTGCTTCCTAGTTGGGGTGTTTGGACCATTCAGTGTGATTAGAGGTGTCATGGTTTTAACTGTCTCATCCTGCCTTCCGTCTTCCCTCTGTCCCacctgttctttttcctttcccctctttttctgccttcttgtcAATGACCAGATTACTCtctgtgattccattttatctcctttgttacTTTATTAAGTAGagctctttgatttttcttttcttgctctttttttttttttttttagtttttagttctATTAAAGAATTCTTTTTGCCTTTGCATGTCTGAAAGCATCTTTATTTCCCCTTCGCTTTTCAGAGATGTTTTTGGGGGGCATATAATtccaagttgtttgttttgtttttgtgttttggtatTTCAAATATTGCTTCACTGTGTTGGCTTGTACTGTTTCTGACAAGAAATCTGCTGGCATCCTTCTCTTCTTGTGCATCACACAATGTCTGCTTTTAGTggtttctctttatcactggttttaagcAATTGATCACGATGTGCTTTGGTatagttttcttcaatttcttgtGCTTGAGGTTCATTGAATTTCTGGGTTCCATGAGTTTATAGTttccctgaggggaattcaggatagAGGAAAACAGGATACTCGCCCTAGATAGCTAAGatgcacatcaaaggaataatttcaatgagcccagactcttgcatcttcccgaacagagaaaagcactaaaatcattaacttacGATGTCTGCTTTTTGTGACTAGCAGTGATCTTTTGATGTTTGagtacatttgtttgtttgttttttcccagcAAGAACTCCTGTatgtcctggctcctcccttacctctttggaccagttcctcagagctgagaggctgtctcctgggctatagtcctcagtagggtccccaaataaaatattaactcaaGACTTTTAGCTTGTgtgggtttgtatttttttcagttgatacAAGGTTTCTCCTCCAGCCCTCTGTGAGCTCTGGGAACTCTTGTGCCTGCTTCTTCCACATCTTGGGGTTGGTTCCTCAAATGTGTGCACTGATGGGCCCTCAGCTTAAGACGCAGGCACCCTCTGCTGACCTCCCCAGCCCTGTGGGTTGGAGAAGGgacagctctctcctctctgccctgtgAGATCCAGCTGCTTTGGCTTCCCTGAACTCTCCTCTCCTCAGTCAGAGAATCCTGGGCTCTGTCTGGGTTTCCCCTCCCTGCGCTGTGGCCTGCAGCTCTTTTGTCGCCCCCACCTCCAGGGTCATGGCCCCTGCTGCCTGCTGTGCGACCTCCGAGAACCatggcttcatttattttgtcccatttttcagttgtttaAAGGCAAGCGTAAAATCCAGTTGCTGTTAATTCATCATGATCTGATGCTGAAGCCCACAGCATACTTGGGTTTTGACCCACGTGTTTATTTTATGCCCCATTAGAGTGTGAGCTTCATGACTGTGAGACTATTTGGGAACGTTTGCCCGTTTTATCCCCAACTCCTGGCACCCTGTGGCATCTCAGGGACTATTTGGCAAATAGGGTTACCAACCATCCCAGTGCGTCCAGGGAGAGTGCCAACTTCGCGTTGGAGGCTCAGGGCCTAGGGTCCCCAAAGTGGTTcaactcttttaaagaaaaataaaattgagggtCAAAGAAAATGTTGCATTTTTTCCctcacattagaaaaaaaaaaaaaaatttagggccCATGAAAATCTTAAATTTTGCCTTAAACATTATTATTACCGTGGAAGGGGGTCCATGAAACAATGGGCTCCTTTCAAGGCTTGCTTTTACGCTTTGTTAGGAGGGACCTGGTGTGGGGACCGAGGCCCAGAGATGCTaggtaacttgccaaggtcacacagcaggtaaagCGGGGCCACGTGGGGACCCAGAAGCCGGATCCAGAAGTcagcgcccccccacccccaccccggcacCCGCTGCAGCTCCGCTAACATCCCTGTACAACTGGGCTAAAGGAAGAAGGGGCGCGGGCTGCTGCTGGGGTGCGGGGCTGACTAGCAACACGGGGGTGAGTGGGTGAAGGGCGGCGGGCggaagcagggagagggagggaggggcagaagaCTCCGTCCCCGTGGAGATGGCCCGTGCCCCACCCCGAGGTGCGCATGCGTCTGAGGGTAGCGCGGGTGTCCCAGCGGGGGGCCTAGGTCTGGGCGCGGTTGGCTCTCCGCGGTGGGCGCTGGGTCCCAGCCCCCGCGGGAAGGACGAAcccgcgggcggggcggggcggggtggggcggggcctgcAGTGAGGTCACGCGCGATGGGCGGCTCtgccgcggggcggggcggggcggggcggggcggggcggggcctgcggTGAGGTCACGCGCGGTGGGCGGCTCtgccgcggggcggggcggggcggggcggggcggggcggggcctgcggTGAGGTCACGCGCGGTGGGCGGCTCTGCCGCGGGGCGGCGGCGCGGCGTGGTCAGGGCGGGGCTCACGGATAGACGCATTGTCAGACCCGGGCTCGCAGGGCCGGCGAGGGGTGAGTCGTAGGCGCAACGGGGGCTCGTTGTGGTGAAGGTCATGGTTGAGGTCACCCCGACAGCCCTCCGAACTTGGGACCGCAGTCTTGGGGCCGGGGCTCTCCGGGAGGGGGCGGGAAGAGCTGGAGCCTCAGGCCCGGCCTTGCTCAGACCTTGAACATCCCAAGGTGCACGCCCGGAAAATGGGTCATGGAAGATGG
This window of the Balaenoptera musculus isolate JJ_BM4_2016_0621 chromosome 17, mBalMus1.pri.v3, whole genome shotgun sequence genome carries:
- the LY6D gene encoding lymphocyte antigen 6D, producing the protein MKTALLFLVALAVASGPAQALRCHICTSSTNCKEPQTCSVNSKFCRTVTKVEPLSGNLVVKDCAESCTPTHNLQGQVSRGSSSTLCCLSDLCNENLESAAPARALLTSAPLGLALALGLLTLTWAPSL